A single window of Coffea eugenioides isolate CCC68of chromosome 7, Ceug_1.0, whole genome shotgun sequence DNA harbors:
- the LOC113778757 gene encoding putative glycosyltransferase 7 — MLSPDQSHLQTAATMPKHNSLLRTKTSSFFSSCFLYAAGTSASFLLAWAFWSFFSSPAPSANPSFSRGLASEAALSCPAGKAGHNRSYDPPDPTFYDDPELSYTIEKTIKNWDEKRREWLEKHPSFAAGAADRILMVTGSQATPCKNPIGDHLLLRFFKNKVDYCRIHGYDIFYNTVLLQPKMFSFWAKMPAVKAVMLAHPEVEWIWWVDSDAAFTDMDFTLPLDRYKAHNLVVHGWPHLIHKEKSWTGLNAGVFLMRNCQWSMDFMEEWASMGPQAPEYDKWGVIQRTTFKDKTFPESDDQTGLAYLILKEREKWGNKIYMEDEYYFEGYWMEIVGTLESITDAYTGIEKRERRLRRRHAERVGESYGKVWEEHLKDAGYGRGSWRRPFMTHFTGCQPCSGDHNQMYSGQSCWEAMQIALNFADNQVLRRYGFVHRDLLDTSTVLPLPFDYPASDLVGGAS, encoded by the coding sequence ATGCTATCTCCAGACCAGTCACACCTTCAGACAGCAGCCACCATGCCTAAGCACAACAGCCTCCTCCGCACCAAAACCTCGTCGTTTTTCTCCAGCTGCTTTCTTTACGCTGCCGGAACTTCCGCTTCCTTTTTATTAGCCTGGGCCTTCTGGTCCTTCTTCAGTAGCCCCGCCCCTTCTGCGAATCCCTCTTTCTCGAGGGGCCTAGCTTCCGAGGCTGCCCTCAGCTGCCCCGCCGGGAAAGCGGGTCACAACCGGAGCTACGATCCGCCCGACCCGACTTTCTATGACGACCCGGAATTGAGCTACACCATTGAGAAGACCATCAAGAACTGGGATGAGAAGAGGCGGGAGTGGCTCGAGAAGCATCCCTCGTTCGCCGCCGGAGCAGCTGACAGGATTTTAATGGTCACGGGTTCTCAGGCGACGCCCTGCAAGAACCCTATCGGGGATCACTTGCTGTTGAGGTTCTTCAAGAATAAGGTGGACTACTGCAGGATCCACGGCTACGATATCTTCTACAACACCGTGCTGCTGCAGCCGAAGATGTTCTCGTTTTGGGCAAAAATGCCTGCCGTGAAAGCGGTCATGTTGGCCCATCCGGAGGTGGAGTGGATCTGGTGGGTAGACTCAGACGCAGCCTTCACCGACATGGACTTCACGCTGCCGCTGGATCGCTACAAGGCCCATAATTTAGTGGTCCACGGCTGGCCTCACTTGATTCACAAGGAGAAGAGCTGGACGGGGCTGAACGCTGGAGTGTTTCTGATGCGCAACTGTCAGTGGTCAATGGATTTCATGGAAGAATGGGCGAGCATGGGGCCTCAAGCCCCGGAGTACGACAAATGGGGCGTGATTCAGCGGACGACGTTCAAGGACAAGACGTTTCCGGAGTCAGACGATCAGACGGGGTTGGCTTATCTGATcctgaaagagagagagaagtggGGGAACAAAATTTACATGGAGGATGAATATTATTTTGAGGGGTACTGGATGGAAATCGTGGGGACGCTGGAGAGCATCACCGACGCGTACACGGGGATTGAGAAACGGGAGAGGAGATTGAGGAGGAGGCATGCAGAGAGAGTGGGGGAGAGTTATGGTAAGGTGTGGGAGGAGCACCTTAAGGACGCTGGGTATGGGAGGGGGAGTTGGAGGAGACCGTTCATGACTCACTTCACAGGGTGTCAGCCTTGTAGCGGGGACCACAACCAGATGTACTCTGGACAGTCTTGCTGGGAAGCGATGCAAATTGCTCTGAATTTTGCTGATAATCAGGTGCTTAGGAGATATGGGTTCGTGCACCGGGATTTATTGGATACGTCCACCGTCTTGCCTCTGCCGTTCGATTACCCAGCATCGGACCTTGTTGGAGGCGCTTCCTAG